A genomic region of Ammospiza nelsoni isolate bAmmNel1 chromosome 3, bAmmNel1.pri, whole genome shotgun sequence contains the following coding sequences:
- the PRR18 gene encoding proline-rich protein 18, which produces MGLQPRRAAGPCPPAGRSAALPGARSAPPWARSDEPEGTPGRPAALPPLLPAILPTPSASPAAARAQPKKPPAAASAPKKAAPRPAEEKAARKARGAPPERPGPLSSSWPCSSLQRPPPRRPPAERAARPQPTPPQPRGRPGAPGAGSRSCESLGGAPGEAAGRFSLSLPPEAIRVLQRRSLERQRGQPAPSPAGRAAPARRGDLRALLKVSLLNDRHRYDDEEYEEEEAGAAADEGLVRKCTEWLRGVESAAGRDHPERLETLPHLGTL; this is translated from the coding sequence atggggctgcagccccggcgCGCCGCGGGGCCCTGCCCGCCCGCGGGAAGGAGCGCCGCCCTGCCCGGAGCGCGCTCCGCTCCTCCCTGGGCCCGCAGCGACGAGCCGGAGGGAACTCCCGGGCGGCCCGCAGCGCTGCCGCCCCTGCTGCCGGCCATCCTGCCGACCCCCTCCGCTTCCCCCGCTGCCGCCCGGGCGCAGCCCAAGAAGCCGCCGGCGGCCGCCTCGGCCCCCAAGAAAGCAGCGCCTCGGCCCGCAGAGGAGAAGGCGGCGAGGAAGGCGCGGGGGGCGCCCCCGGAGCGGCCGGgccccctctccagctcctggccctgctcgTCCCTGCAGCGGCCGCCTCCGCGGAGACCGCCGGCCGAGCGGGCGGCGCGGCCCCAGCCCACCCCGCCGCAGCCGCGGGGCCGTCCGGGGGCGCCGGGGGCGGGCAGCCGCTCCTGCGAGAGCCTCGGCGGGGCGCCGGGCGAGGCGGCGGGGCGCTTCTCGCTGAGCCTGCCCCCGGAGGCCATCCGGGTGCTGCAGCGCCGCAGCCTGGAGCGGCAGCGGGGGCAGCCCGCACCCTCTCCCGCCGGCAGagccgccccggcccggcgcggcgACCTGCGCGCTCTGCTGAAGGTTTCGCTGCTCAACGACCGGCACCGCTACGACGACGAGGAGtacgaggaggaggaggcgggggCCGCGGCGGACGAGGGGCTGGTGCGGAAATGCACCGAGTGGCTGCGCGGCGTGGAGAGCGCGGCCGGGCGCGACCACCCCGAGCGGCTGGAGACGCTGCCGCACCTGGGCACCCTCTGA